Within the Musa acuminata AAA Group cultivar baxijiao chromosome BXJ2-9, Cavendish_Baxijiao_AAA, whole genome shotgun sequence genome, the region CGTTCCAGTGCCAGTCTCTCGTTGCTAGTGGGTGCAAAGCTCTCCTCCAGCATCTCGAAGTACATGGTGTAGAACCTCAAGCACTCCTCGAAGCAGCTCACGAACTCACCCTTGCAGCTCGTGAAGtcggcctcctcctccaccaccgtgACCACCCGCGGCCGTAACCTGCTCAGCATGCCGACGAAGGCGTCTCTCTCTTCGACGCTGACGCGCCGCAAGGCCCCGACGCAGTTCACCGCCACCGCTTCGCCCTCCCGCAGCCCGAACTCCTCGTACTTGAGCTCATCCAGTCGCGTCAAATTACGTATCACATGGAACTGGAATGGCACCCCCATCAACCTCGCGAACTTCTCCATCCGCAGCCCTATCTCGTCCATGACCGATCCGCCCATGCCCACCGTCGCAACGACGGTTAGCCTCAGGTGTGGCGTGTCGTCGTTCCGGGTGGCCAAGGCCTCCAGCAACGTCGGCCACTGAGTGCAGTAGGTGTTGCTGATATCGATTATATGGAGCTTCGCTTCTCCATCGAACGCCTCCAAGATGGCGCCGTTGGATGCTACGTGACCGAACGTGGTCCAAGGGCTCGCCTCTTGAAACTTGAGGATGACCTTCCTCGTCGACTCGAAGGAGTGGCACCTTTCTGCCACCGCCAACGACGTCTTGTAGCAGTGCTCTCCCAGCTCAGTCGCTTTGCAGAAGAGAGCTTGCAGGAAATAAGATGCGACCTTCTGCTCGCAGTCTCCGTAGGGGGATGCGAGCTCATTCAGCATCCACAGCAGGTGATGCAGCTTGCCCGAATCGTTCTCCGAGATGGCCGTCGCACACTCGCGGAGGAGTTCCGCGGCCCATCGCTCGGTGGCGTTCGGATCGTCAAGCTCCAGTTCCAGGCAGCCAGCAAATATCTGATGGTAGTGCGGGTGTGGATTATGCATGTTATCTGTAGATAGCATCATCTTCTCTGGAGATCATACGACAAAGCTAGCTTCGGAGGCCGAGCCGGGAGATCCGGGTGCGGGCTTCATGTTCGGGacaaaagagaggaggaggaaggagatgcCGGCGAAAGGTGAGTTCAACACATATCTTCATGCATCGAATCCTATTTAAATCGAGCGACTGCATGACGACGACGTCATAATTATTTCGAGAACGATCTCACAATATTTTCTCgaaattaactttcatccgtcatCCTCAGCAGGATGAGACTTTCCTGCAGTATATGTCGAAGATGCGTAGACACAGGACACAGAGACAGAGCAGTCCGAGAAGTGCGCTTGCTGAAGAAAATTACAACAACACATATTACCTCATCCTAACGATAATTGTGGAGCACACAGCTCATTCTCATCATCTTACCAGCATCTTGTTCGTGGCCTTTTGCGGGAAGCTGCGGCATATCCACTCTGAATCGAACAGCCATAACTTTGATATATATGGTAAAGCATCCCCCGAATCTTTTTTTCTCGGTTAAAGTTCTTATCGCCTTTTATGCGCACTAGAGAGGTAAAGAAGAAAGATGTATTCCAGAGAAGAGCTCAAAGCATGAATGTAACTTAGCGAGTTGAGTTCTTCGCCTTTTTAAAGCGAAAGCAGTACACGCTCCGTAGGTCCTAAAACCTCTCACAATAGAAACACACGGAACCAACCAAAAAAAGGCTTCCTTTATTCTCTTGTTATCTTCCTGAGGTATTGATTTCCATCCAAACTACGCTTTCAAGCAGATGAACACGAGACAAACGCatgcaaacaaacaaacaagagaTTAAAATGAAGGATTAAAACGCTAGTCCATGGCATCCCAGCAAGTTTTTCACCCTCGATGAAGTTGCAGAAGGGGACGACGCCGAGACTATCGTTTCTCGCTAAACGGGAGATTAAAGGACTAGCAGAAAAGCCACAGGTCATATAGCGTGTCAACGATGTTTGTTTAGCCATCGAAACCAAGCCTGTTGCTTCTTCCTGAACGAGAGATTAAGAAAGGAAGGAGTAACTAAGAAGCAAAGCCACCATCGATGCATGAGGTCGCAGAAGAGGACAAGACCAAGACTCTCGCTTCCTCCTCACTCCTAACTTTGTGCTCCAAAAAGCCCATCTTGGGAGGGAAGAAAGGCGTTCGCCGCCCTTTTGAGATTGCATCTCCTTGGCCTATTGGATTGTAGCCCACACCATTCTCTGCAGCTTGTTGCACCATGGAAGCCTCTTTCCTTGCCGTGGCAGGAGCTCGCAACATGtcccaagaaaaaaaaaggtgagGAGGGCGAGGCTCAACTTTACGGGTCATGCCACATAAGTCGAGTGCCTCTTCTTGTAAGCAAAAAGCTTGACACGGTTGATGCCATGGATGCTTTAGTTGGTCCGCGAGGTGATAGTGGCAACTGCAGCGTGAGTTTAATGAAAGCTTAACACACGAGATAGCTACAGCACTTGGTGGGTCGTCGTAGTACTGAAAAGCTATGCGATCTCTGCAAAAGCGTTGCGTGATTTCCTTGCAGGCCCACTTTATTGAGTGATCGAACCTATCATTGGCTTCCCAATACACATGAAAAGTTCATCGACATGTGAACCTGTTTGGAGGGAGGAGGGGGGAGAGTTCGACACGTTCGGCGTGGGCTTAACGTCGAATCTTATTACGCTTAGGAATACTGGTGGGCCCCGAAACTGTTCCTATCGGCCCACGACACGTTATCCCATCCTTTTGTCCGAGGCGTGCAGCATCCACGTCAGCTAAACCTTAATATTGAACAGCCCATTAAATAGCTATACAGAGGAGAATAAAAAAGAGAGACATGCATGAAaataatatgatgaacaaaaaaaaaacaagcaaAACAAAATAACTAAATTTTAGCGTTAATTATAGATTACATCTCTATAATTTCAAAAGTTATATCGAGATTCTTAtgtttacgaaagtaaaatatttaatctcattgttctaataatttttttttaatggatcttaatattttactttcataattatagagattataatataatttttaaaaatatagagatcgagaggttaaaaataactaattatattgaataatctataattaatcctaAATTTTATTAGACGAAAAAGAAACATACGAAGGAGGTTGAACTAACACTTTCGTCGATCGATCGATTTTTCCTTGGCAATTCTTCGGTACATCTTTATCCTACATTGGAAACTTGATGCAAATTAGCGGTACAAATGATTCTTCCAGCTAAAAACTGGTGTTGAATCTTTCAGAGTCTCCATGTTAGAGGAGTTCTGCAATGAACAGAAGATTATCTGCAAATAAGCAATGGGCTCTTTTGCAGTCAGTGATTGCAAACGCGCAGAACATCGAGGGGAAAAAGGTCATCTCTTCACTTCCTTTTATATGTAAATGGCCTTTCCGAGCCATTAAAAGaacaggaaagaaaagaaaaattattttgggtGGGCAATCCCCTTTGGATCTCTGTCTCAGCCCCATCCTCCTTTATTCTGAAAGTGAAAGAAGCTCTCATCGAGAGGACCAATGTCTAGTAGAAAGAGAACATTTTCCAGTGTATCATGGATGGATTTTCCGAACCATTAGAAGAAccggaaagaaaagaaaactttatTTTGGGTGGACAATCCCCTTTGGATCTCTGTCTCAGCCCCATCCTCCTTTATTCTGAAACTGAAAGAAGCAATCATCGCTATGAACCATGTTGGTTCCTCATCCTTTATCTCCTAAATTCGTTCTGTCTGTACGACAAGTTTCAGAGACTTGCTGCGGTTCCAATCAAACCTCTATGGAAGCCATTTCTATCATGTCCACTTGACTGCCTTCCAACCCTGGTTGAGGTTTTACTACAGACCAGTGAGAAGTATGGCGCTTGTGTTGTTGTTGATGAGCTTCTACAATCAACATCGGAAcaaaaaagaccatgaaaatggaTAGAACCACCGACCCTGCCCACGTCAAGTAGGCGTAATTCTTCAATTGCTTGCATTCTTTCAGGAGGATCTTAGAGGCATCTTTCACCAATTGGCAATTCGCTAGTCGTTCTATACCAGGATAGCCATCGAGTATGTTCTGCATGGAACTCGTGTAAATTTGCACTTTCATGAAGTCACTGGCTGATATAAATTCTCCTCCTCTGCAAACTCCGCGATCATTGGCCATGCAGGTATATTTCTTCAAAATCTTGGAACAGTCGAACACAAGTTAGCATGGTGAGTAATAATAATGATCACACTAGGCAGTGCTTAACATTGTGGAGAACAGTTCAATTTTAGATCTCTGTACGAGAACTAGTATTATTTGATGCAAAAGGAGAAAATTTTACCTGAGGAATATCTCCGATTTTAATTGTATTGGAAGAACAATTTTTTGGCTCATAAGAGTAGTCAGGTGATTCTGAAAAAGGATTGCAGACAAACTCCAGATCTGGAAGAGGCAGTGACTTTGCAGCCGATATTCTTTTGTTCACCTGCAATTGTGCAGGTACGACACTTGCAGATTTAGCAAATACATTGTTCcacaaaaataaagaaaaggaagatgaaatttttataatttttgtgtGGTGGATATCAAACTTCCATGTGTTGAGACTTGTAACTCTGCAAACGATGTACTGTTTTTGATCGATTTATTCTCTTCAGAAGTATATTTCTTTGATGGCTTCTGCTTAATTTTTCTTTCCTCAGGGAAATAACagcggttcttcttcttcttcttcttgggatCAGTGGAATTTTTGAAGCTCAACATTAGAGCAGCTAACTACTCTATGCTGTGAATGTAAGTGCTTGTCTTAAAATGTAGTCATGTAGATACTACACCTGTGTCATACTTAATAGCCTGTTCTTGTTATGTTAAAAAAGGCTTGCAAAAATACTTGGGAAATAATGAGGGTTTGTTCCACATCTTGGTATTTTCCAGTTTAAAATTTGGACTTATTAGGTGGATCCA harbors:
- the LOC135622345 gene encoding protein SHORT-ROOT-like, producing the protein MMLSTDNMHNPHPHYHQIFAGCLELELDDPNATERWAAELLRECATAISENDSGKLHHLLWMLNELASPYGDCEQKVASYFLQALFCKATELGEHCYKTSLAVAERCHSFESTRKVILKFQEASPWTTFGHVASNGAILEAFDGEAKLHIIDISNTYCTQWPTLLEALATRNDDTPHLRLTVVATVGMGGSVMDEIGLRMEKFARLMGVPFQFHVIRNLTRLDELKYEEFGLREGEAVAVNCVGALRRVSVEERDAFVGMLSRLRPRVVTVVEEEADFTSCKGEFVSCFEECLRFYTMYFEMLEESFAPTSNERLALERECSKSIVSVLACDGHDSGDCERREKGRQWCERLMESFSPSTFSDDVVDDLNALLRRYRAGWSLVPAEGDASGLYLTWKQEPAVWACAWKP